A region from the Triticum urartu cultivar G1812 chromosome 1, Tu2.1, whole genome shotgun sequence genome encodes:
- the LOC125532778 gene encoding uncharacterized protein LOC125532778, whose translation MDAPPSLTRPPPPPRCTTMSRGTNVISYAVHNTNSTPGSLTTMGSRSSSTSVPPPSVVRSATDDASPASTRPPRAPQPETAVEPLIDYFTFEGPFLSTEQPGARGSRGCFYVEFGFEE comes from the exons ATGGACGCGCCGCCGTCGCTCAcacggccaccgcctcccccGCGCTGCACCACCATGTCCCGGGGGACCAACGTCATCTCCTACGCCGTCCACAACACCAACTCGACGCCGGGGAGCCTCACAACGATGGGATCGaggtcgtcttcaacctcggtgcCGCCACCGTCCGTCGTTCGATCCGCGACCGATGATGCATCCCCGGCCTCCACGAGACCTCCTCGAGCTCCGCA ACCCGAGACCGCGGTTGAACCACTGATCGACTACTTCACCTTCGAGGGTCCGTTTCTGTCtacagagcaaccag gagccagaggatctcGAGGATGTTTCTACGTGGAGTtcggcttcgaggagtag